The DNA segment GTTGGTGCGGGCCTCTTCGCGAGCAAGCCCGCTCCCACAGGGGCTTGGTGCACGACGCAGATCTCCTGTGGGAGCGGGCTTGCTCGCGAAGGCCGCGCCGCGGTTCCCAATCAGTAAAACATCGTCCGCGACTCTTCCAGATCCGCGCACAATTGCTTGTTCTCCGGATCGATCCCCAGTTTCCTGAACGCCGGCACACTGAGCGGATCAATCCGTGCAATCGGATGATCGCTGTCTTTGTGGCAATACAAACTCGCGACTTGCACCAGATCGACGTAATCAAGGTGCGCCGAGTCGCGTTTGAAATCCAGGTACAGCCCCGGCAACGCCACCAGTTGCTCGGGAAACTCCCAGACCCGCAACAGTTTGTCGCCCAGCAGCGGATGAATATGGTCGATCACATGATTGAGGCTGACCGGGTCCGACAGCAATTCGTAATGATCTTCGGCGTAAGTCAGGATCGGCAGCACGCCGATCTGATGCACCAGTCCGCCGAGTGCTGCCTGATCGGGCTTGAGTTGGGTATGCCGACGGCACAAGGCATAGCTGACACCGGCGATTTCCAGACTCTTGCGCCAGACTTCGCGCATCTTCTGTTCGACCACTTCGGAACGGGCGTGAAAGATCTGTTCCATCACCAGGCCGATCGCCAGGTTGCTGCTGTAGTTGACCCCCAGCCGGGTGATCGCGGTGTGCAGATCGGTGACTTCCTGGGTCGCGCGCAGCAACGGGCTGTTGACCACTTTGATCAGGCGCGCCGACAGCGCCGTGTCGCGGCCAATCACTTTGCTCAGGGTGCTGACGCTGATTTCCGGGTCTTCGGCGGCCTTGCGAATTTGCAGGGCCACCTCCGGTAACGTTGGCAGAACCAGGTCATCGTTATCGATGGCCTCAACCAAATCCTGTTGGACCTTATCCGCCAGCTCGCTCATGTGGACTCTCTAGGGTGTTGCAACAAAAGCTGCGATCAGCGCTGGATTTCGCGGTCGCGATCCAGTTCGTAGGGCAAGTCGAGCAAATGCAGGGCTGGCCCTTCGAGGGCGCCCAAGTGCAAATCACCCGCTTCGGCAGCTTCGGCCTGCAACACCGCCAGCAGCTCAATTTTTTCTTCGGCGCGGGCAGCAATCACCACTTCGCCGATGGCGCTGCCATGGCTTGGGGCGAATAGCGGGGTGCCCGGCTCCGGCAGTTCGCTCGCGTCCAGCTGCACGCGATAGAGACGACGCTTGAGCTTGCCGAGGTACTGCATGCGCGCGACGATTTCCTGGCCGGTGTAGCAGCCTTTCTTGAAAC comes from the Pseudomonas sp. RSB 5.4 genome and includes:
- a CDS encoding HDOD domain-containing protein, producing the protein MSELADKVQQDLVEAIDNDDLVLPTLPEVALQIRKAAEDPEISVSTLSKVIGRDTALSARLIKVVNSPLLRATQEVTDLHTAITRLGVNYSSNLAIGLVMEQIFHARSEVVEQKMREVWRKSLEIAGVSYALCRRHTQLKPDQAALGGLVHQIGVLPILTYAEDHYELLSDPVSLNHVIDHIHPLLGDKLLRVWEFPEQLVALPGLYLDFKRDSAHLDYVDLVQVASLYCHKDSDHPIARIDPLSVPAFRKLGIDPENKQLCADLEESRTMFY